A stretch of the Perca fluviatilis chromosome 17, GENO_Pfluv_1.0, whole genome shotgun sequence genome encodes the following:
- the purbb gene encoding transcriptional activator protein Pur-beta translates to MQKAATQERGGRSRMVELKMADGDSGSERGGSSGGGGGGGGGFQHFQRDQETQELASKRLDIQNKRFYLDVKQNSKGRFIKIAEVGAGGSKSRLTLSLSVAAEFRDYLGDFIEHYAQLGPSSPEQIAQATAGEDGGPRRALKSEFLVRENRKYYLDLKENQRGRFLRIRQTVNRGPGFGVGGPAGGMLSGQTIALPAQGLIEFRDALAKLIDDYGGDDEELAGGTAAGGYSELPEGTSIMVDSKRFFFDVGSNKYGVFLRVSEVKPSYRNSITIPFKAWSKFGGAFSRYAEEMKEIQERQRDKMYERRDESEGDDVDDD, encoded by the coding sequence ATGCAGAAAGCAGCTACGCAGGAGAGAGGGGGCAGAAGCCGAATGGTGGAGCTGAAGATGGCGGATGGCGACAGCGGGAGTGAGCGCGGTGGTAGTAGcgggggtggaggtggaggtggaggcgGCTTCCAGCACTTCCAGAGGGACCAGGAGACCCAGGAGCTGGCGTCCAAGCGCCTCGACATCCAGAACAAGCGCTTCTATCTGGACGTCAAGCAAAACAGCAAGGGCAGGTTCATCAAAATCGCCGAAGTCGGGGCCGGGGGCTCCAAAAGTCGCCTGACCCTCTCCCTGTCGGTGGCGGCCGAGTTCCGCGACTACCTCGGGGATTTCATCGAGCACTACGCCCAGCTGGGGCCTAGCAGCCCGGAGCAGATAGCACAGGCTACCGCGGGTGAGGACGGCGGGCCTAGGCGAGCTCTGAAGAGCGAGTTTCTCGTCCGGGAAAACCGCAAATACTACCTGGACTTAAAGGAGAACCAGCGGGGGAGGTTCCTCCGGATCCGGCAGACCGTTAACCGCGGACCGGGCTTCGGAGTTGGGGGCCCTGCGGGCGGCATGCTGTCCGGCCAGACCATAGCCCTTCCGGCCCAGGGGCTAATAGAGTTTAGAGACGCCCTTGCTAAGCTCATAGATGACTACGGGGGAGACGACGAGGAGCTAGCCGGGGGCACGGCCGCCGGGGGCTACAGCGAGCTTCCCGAGGGCACCTCCATCATGGTGGACTCCAAACGCTTCTTTTTCGACGTGGGGTCCAACAAATACGGAGTGTTCCTGCGCGTGAGCGAGGTGAAGCCTAGCTACCGGAACTCTATCACCATCCCGTTCAAAGCCTGGAGCAAATTCGGCGGAGCTTTCAGCAGATACGCCGAGGAgatgaaagagatccaggagaGGCAGAGGGATAAAATGTACGAGAGGAGAGACGAGTCCGAGGGAGACGACGTGGACGACGACTGA